A single genomic interval of Anser cygnoides isolate HZ-2024a breed goose chromosome 7, Taihu_goose_T2T_genome, whole genome shotgun sequence harbors:
- the LOC106034302 gene encoding putative neutral ceramidase C isoform X1, with amino-acid sequence MCSRFQACTPFEKVVLTLPPLVLLVCVAPNLLFILIIDYDPPPTQKPSNGVSGDYLLGAGRADCTGPVAEIPLMGYANPDQVGGGLLTRLYSRAFIVAEPDSSKRVVFVSIDIGMVSQRLRLEVLKELKSKYGELYRQDNVILSGTHTHSGPGGYFQYTLFWITSKGLIKPSLNAIVKGIVKSIDIAHQNLKRGRLFINRGIVENSQINRSPYSYLQNPASEQSRYSSNTDKEMVMLKMVDENGHDLGLISWFAVHPVSMNNTNHLVNSDNVGYASLLFEQEKNKGMLPGEGSFVAAFASSNLGDVSPNTKGPFCVNTGESCDNPQSTCPVGGAAMCMAMGPGTDMFDSTRIIGQNIYSKAKELYANASQEITGPLSSAHQWVNMSDVQVELNATHTVKTCKPALGHSFAAGTIDGVGAFNFTQGSVEGDPFWDHIRDQLLGEPSNETKACHEPKPVLFSTGEMTWPHPWHPDIVDVQIATIGSLAIVAVPGEFTTMSGRRLREAVKREFDSHGTAGMDVVIAGLCNVYTHYITTYEEYQVQRYEAASTIYGPHTLSAYLQLYRGLARAIATNTVQDLPSGPEPPFFNITSLTLVPVVIPDRTPVNKTFGDVLQEVRQQYRVGEVAEVTFVSANPRNSAENMTEHNFLTVETYVNVSGKWQVVRNDASWDTRFYWTKGSSGQSNATIEWHIPSGTEPGIYRIRYFGHYKKILKPINPFEGRSSTFEITSL; translated from the exons ATGTGCAGCAGGTTCCAGGCATGCACACCCTTTGAAAAAGTTGTGTTGACTCTTCCTCCCCTAGTTCTGCTTGTTTGTGTGGCCCCTAATCTACTATTTATTCTTATTATAGATTATGACCCACCACCAACCCAGAAACCATCAAATGGTGTCTCAGGAGACTACTTATTGGGTGCAGGTCGAGCAGATTGCACAGGGCCAGTAGCAGAAATTCCTCTG ATGGGTTACGCCAATCCTGACCAGGTGGGTGGTGGGCTCCTCACACGCCTCTACAGCCGAGCCTTCATCGTGGCAGAGCCCGACAGCTCCAAGCGAGTCGTGTTTGTTAGCATCGACATAGGAATGGTGTCTCAGCGACTGAGGCTGGAG GTGCTCAAGGAACTGAAGAGCAAGTATGGTGAGCTCTACCGACAGGACAACGTCATCCTCAGTGGCACCCACACGCACTCGGGTCCTGGTGGCTACTTCCAGTACACGCTTTTCTGGATCACTAGCAAAGGACTGATCAAACCGTCCCTCAATGCTATTGTGAAGGGCATTGTAAAG agcatTGATATAGCACATCAGAACCTGAAAAGAGGAAGGCTTTTTATAAACAGAGGCATTGTAGAAAACAGTCAGATCAACCGAAGCCCGTACTCATATCTCCAGAATCCAGCATCTGAACAAAGCAG GTATTCATCCAACACGGATAAAGAAATGGTGATGCTGAAGATGGTAGATGAGAATGGACATGACCTGGGCCTCATCAG CTGGTTTGCTGTGCACCCAGTCAGCATGAACAACACAAACCATCTTGTGAACAGTGACAACGTGGGCTACGCGTCTCTCTTGTTTGAGCAGGAGAAGAACAAGGGCATGCTTCCTGGAGAG GGATCTTTTGTTGCTGCCTTTGCATCTTCCAACCTGGGAGACGTGTCACCCAACACCAAAGGCCCGTTCTGCGTAAACACAGGGGAATCGTGTGACAACCCACAGAGCACCTGTCCCGTGGGGGGG GCAGCGATGTGCATGGCCATGGGTCCTGGTACTGATATGTTCGACAGTACAAGAATTATAGGGCAAAATATCTACTCAAAAGCAAAG GAGCTGTATGCCAATGCTTCCCAGGAGATCACAGGACCCCTCAGCTCAGCTCACCAGTGGGTGAACATGAGTGACGTCCAGGTGGAGCTCAATGCCACGCACACG GTCAAAACATGTAAACCAGCCTTGGGACACAGCTTTGCTGCAGGGACTATTGATGGAGTGGGGGCTTTCAACTTCACACAAG GCTCGGTAGAAGGGGACCCATTTTGGGATCATATCCGTGACCAGCTCCTGGGAGAGCCATCCAATGAAACGAAAGCTTGCCATGAACCCAAGCCAGTTCTCTTTAGCACTGGAGAG atGACGTGGCCTCATCCATGGCACCCTGATATTGTGGATGTTCAGATCGCTACCATCGGATCGTTGGCAATTGTTGCGGTTCCCGGAGAGTTTAC GACCATGTCTGGACGCAGATTACGGGAAGCTGTTAAACGT GAATTTGATTCTCATGGTACAGCAGGAATGGATGTCGTAATTGCAGGGCTGTGCAATGTCTACACCCACTACATTACCACCTATGAGGAATACCAG GTTCAACGATATGAGGCGGCATCAACTATTTATGGGCCACACACCCTTTCTGCCTACCTTCAGCTGTACAGAGGACTTGCAAGGGCTATTGCTACG AACACAGTTCAGGATTTGCCAAGTGGACCAGAGCCCCCATTTTTCAATATAACtagcctgaccttggtgcctgtTGTCATTCCCGATAGGACACCAGTGAATAAGACATTTGGGGACGTGCTTCAAGAAGTGAGACAACAGTATCGAGTG GGAGAAGTTGCTGAAGTAACTTTTGTAAGTGCCAACCCTAGGAATTCTGCAGAGAACATG ACGGAACACAACTTCCTGACGGTGGAGACATACGTCAACGTTTCAGGAAAATGGCAGGTGGTACGGAACGATGCCTCCTGGGACACCAG GTTTTACTGGACCAAGGGATCATCTGGTCAGAGCAATGCGACGATTGAATGGCACATCCCTAGTGGCACAGAGCCTGGCATCTACAGGATACGGTACTTTGGGCACTACAAGAAAATACTCAAGCCCATTAATCCATTTGAAGGCAGATCCTCAACATTTGAAATCACAAGTCTGTAG
- the LOC106034302 gene encoding putative neutral ceramidase C isoform X2, with amino-acid sequence MCGKRHKRSFSRLEVVLIIFLALMIAVTVALLILHFLTQENSSSNDYDPPPTQKPSNGVSGDYLLGAGRADCTGPVAEIPLMGYANPDQVGGGLLTRLYSRAFIVAEPDSSKRVVFVSIDIGMVSQRLRLEVLKELKSKYGELYRQDNVILSGTHTHSGPGGYFQYTLFWITSKGLIKPSLNAIVKGIVKSIDIAHQNLKRGRLFINRGIVENSQINRSPYSYLQNPASEQSRYSSNTDKEMVMLKMVDENGHDLGLISWFAVHPVSMNNTNHLVNSDNVGYASLLFEQEKNKGMLPGEGSFVAAFASSNLGDVSPNTKGPFCVNTGESCDNPQSTCPVGGAAMCMAMGPGTDMFDSTRIIGQNIYSKAKELYANASQEITGPLSSAHQWVNMSDVQVELNATHTVKTCKPALGHSFAAGTIDGVGAFNFTQGSVEGDPFWDHIRDQLLGEPSNETKACHEPKPVLFSTGEMTWPHPWHPDIVDVQIATIGSLAIVAVPGEFTTMSGRRLREAVKREFDSHGTAGMDVVIAGLCNVYTHYITTYEEYQVQRYEAASTIYGPHTLSAYLQLYRGLARAIATNTVQDLPSGPEPPFFNITSLTLVPVVIPDRTPVNKTFGDVLQEVRQQYRVGEVAEVTFVSANPRNSAENMTEHNFLTVETYVNVSGKWQVVRNDASWDTRFYWTKGSSGQSNATIEWHIPSGTEPGIYRIRYFGHYKKILKPINPFEGRSSTFEITSL; translated from the exons ATGTGTGGAAAGAGGCACAAGCGCTCCTTCTCCCGTCTGGAGGTGGTCCTCATCATTTTCCTGGCGCTGATGATAGCAGTGACTGTGGCACTCCTCATCCTCCACTTTCTCACCCAAGAGAACAGCTCCAGCAATG ATTATGACCCACCACCAACCCAGAAACCATCAAATGGTGTCTCAGGAGACTACTTATTGGGTGCAGGTCGAGCAGATTGCACAGGGCCAGTAGCAGAAATTCCTCTG ATGGGTTACGCCAATCCTGACCAGGTGGGTGGTGGGCTCCTCACACGCCTCTACAGCCGAGCCTTCATCGTGGCAGAGCCCGACAGCTCCAAGCGAGTCGTGTTTGTTAGCATCGACATAGGAATGGTGTCTCAGCGACTGAGGCTGGAG GTGCTCAAGGAACTGAAGAGCAAGTATGGTGAGCTCTACCGACAGGACAACGTCATCCTCAGTGGCACCCACACGCACTCGGGTCCTGGTGGCTACTTCCAGTACACGCTTTTCTGGATCACTAGCAAAGGACTGATCAAACCGTCCCTCAATGCTATTGTGAAGGGCATTGTAAAG agcatTGATATAGCACATCAGAACCTGAAAAGAGGAAGGCTTTTTATAAACAGAGGCATTGTAGAAAACAGTCAGATCAACCGAAGCCCGTACTCATATCTCCAGAATCCAGCATCTGAACAAAGCAG GTATTCATCCAACACGGATAAAGAAATGGTGATGCTGAAGATGGTAGATGAGAATGGACATGACCTGGGCCTCATCAG CTGGTTTGCTGTGCACCCAGTCAGCATGAACAACACAAACCATCTTGTGAACAGTGACAACGTGGGCTACGCGTCTCTCTTGTTTGAGCAGGAGAAGAACAAGGGCATGCTTCCTGGAGAG GGATCTTTTGTTGCTGCCTTTGCATCTTCCAACCTGGGAGACGTGTCACCCAACACCAAAGGCCCGTTCTGCGTAAACACAGGGGAATCGTGTGACAACCCACAGAGCACCTGTCCCGTGGGGGGG GCAGCGATGTGCATGGCCATGGGTCCTGGTACTGATATGTTCGACAGTACAAGAATTATAGGGCAAAATATCTACTCAAAAGCAAAG GAGCTGTATGCCAATGCTTCCCAGGAGATCACAGGACCCCTCAGCTCAGCTCACCAGTGGGTGAACATGAGTGACGTCCAGGTGGAGCTCAATGCCACGCACACG GTCAAAACATGTAAACCAGCCTTGGGACACAGCTTTGCTGCAGGGACTATTGATGGAGTGGGGGCTTTCAACTTCACACAAG GCTCGGTAGAAGGGGACCCATTTTGGGATCATATCCGTGACCAGCTCCTGGGAGAGCCATCCAATGAAACGAAAGCTTGCCATGAACCCAAGCCAGTTCTCTTTAGCACTGGAGAG atGACGTGGCCTCATCCATGGCACCCTGATATTGTGGATGTTCAGATCGCTACCATCGGATCGTTGGCAATTGTTGCGGTTCCCGGAGAGTTTAC GACCATGTCTGGACGCAGATTACGGGAAGCTGTTAAACGT GAATTTGATTCTCATGGTACAGCAGGAATGGATGTCGTAATTGCAGGGCTGTGCAATGTCTACACCCACTACATTACCACCTATGAGGAATACCAG GTTCAACGATATGAGGCGGCATCAACTATTTATGGGCCACACACCCTTTCTGCCTACCTTCAGCTGTACAGAGGACTTGCAAGGGCTATTGCTACG AACACAGTTCAGGATTTGCCAAGTGGACCAGAGCCCCCATTTTTCAATATAACtagcctgaccttggtgcctgtTGTCATTCCCGATAGGACACCAGTGAATAAGACATTTGGGGACGTGCTTCAAGAAGTGAGACAACAGTATCGAGTG GGAGAAGTTGCTGAAGTAACTTTTGTAAGTGCCAACCCTAGGAATTCTGCAGAGAACATG ACGGAACACAACTTCCTGACGGTGGAGACATACGTCAACGTTTCAGGAAAATGGCAGGTGGTACGGAACGATGCCTCCTGGGACACCAG GTTTTACTGGACCAAGGGATCATCTGGTCAGAGCAATGCGACGATTGAATGGCACATCCCTAGTGGCACAGAGCCTGGCATCTACAGGATACGGTACTTTGGGCACTACAAGAAAATACTCAAGCCCATTAATCCATTTGAAGGCAGATCCTCAACATTTGAAATCACAAGTCTGTAG